The following DNA comes from uncultured Acidilobus sp. JCHS.
CTCGCGTGCTGTGAACACAATACGTCGTTGCCCCAGCCGCCTGAGGAAGCGCCTAAGGCCCCTTCGCCGTCAGCAACCTGATCACCTCATTAACCCTCTCCTTGAACTTCTCGTAACTGAAACCCTTAGCCACCTCCCTGGCCTTAGCCGAGAGGGCCCTGAGCCTCTCACTGTCGTTAAGTAGCGACCTGACCGTGCGGGCAGCCTCCTCAACATTCGTGTAGCCGAGACCCTGATCAATCCTTGAGGCTATGTCAGTCCAGCCTCCCCCGTCCCTGTAGACCACTGGCACTAGCCCTGCCGCTGCAGCCTCTGCAATTGCAATCCCGAAGTGCTCAGCGAAGGGAGGGTGAAGGTAAACGGAGGCCTGCGACATGAGCTCAAGTATCCTCCTCCTTGGCACATCTGTCTCAAGGTGGAAGTTCCTCAGCCCCTCAGCCCTCTCCCTGATCTCCCTCAGCACGGGCCCTGAGTACACGCTGGTGCTGCCGACCAGGTAGAACTCGGCCTCAGGCACGAGCCTTGCCACCTCAGCTATGGCCGTTAGCCTCTTCTCAGGCGATACCCTGCTGACTGTAAGCACGACTTTTCCCCTGTCCCCTCCCAGCGGCAGGAGCTCCTCGACGTTAACCGGGGGGTGAACAACGTAAATCCTCAGGTCGCCGTAGGCCCTCCTTATGTGCCCAGCTGTCCAGGAGCTGTTAGTCATGACCAGGGAGCCCCCGCGCCCGACCCTCCTGGCCTCCCTTGATATCAGCCAGTCGTAAAGCCTCCTGGCGAGCCCCCCTCTTGCCTGAAGAGTAACGTAGTCTATGAGGGCGGGGAAGTGAATGTAGGAGGCGTCGGCCCAGGGCATGGGGACATTGGTCTGGGTCTCAATCACTATGTCATGGCCTCGCCCCTGCCTGGCGAGGCGCCCAGCGAGGGCTGAGGCCGCCACGAGCCTCCTGTACCTCACCAGCCTGCCGGTGGGCCTGAGTAGCCTGGTTACAAGGGGCTCGCCCAGGACCACGGGCCTCGGGAGGTCCTTCATGCCGCTCGTCAGAACTTCCCAGGCCCTCTCGTTTACGTGGGCCGTGTAGAGGTCGACCTCGTGGCCCAGCTCCCTCAGGGCCCTGTACATATCTAGGGCCAGCCTCTCGTTCCCGCCAGCGTCGTCAAAGAAGGCGTGGACCAGAGCTATCCTCAAAGCCTCTCCAGGCCTCAGGCTATTAAGGTCCTTTAAAAGAACATAGGCCGACTAGCACGATATGACTTTAAAGGTCCGTTAAACCCCTAAGACAGCTCTAGATCTAAATAATGACGGCTGCTCGAGAGATAGCATCTATGGGGAGCCATTTGACCCTGCTGACGCCAGGGCCCTGTAGGCGACTTTAATGTAATCCTTTAGGATCTCCTCGGGAGGCGGCGGCCTTAGCGAGGCTCTCAAGGAGAGCCATATGGCCTGACCTGAACCTGGACGACCACCATAAGTGCTTAAACACCGACGTATGTCGCTTCGACCGGCACGTGAAGATTAGGAGCCTAAAACCCAGGGGTCGCAAGGCTTTGGTGTACACCTTCAAGGGGGTGGGATAATCATAGCCTCAGGGGCTAGCCAGGACCTAGACCGCGTCATGGTCAAGGAGGCAGCCGCTATAGTTAAGTCGTCACGTAAGGTTAGACTAAGGCCTAGGGCCCTCGCTGAGAGAGCCGATGGGTTATGGGGGTCTTTGGCTATGAGGCTTCTGGGAGAGGTTACTTAGCTTGCTAGGTCAAGGGGCGTGCGGCCTTGAAGGTGGCCATACGCTTCGCTCCGTCATTCTTGGGGGGTGGCGAGGTAAGGACCCTTGAGGTGGTAGAGAGCACTAGAGAGGATAGCTAACGAAGGGTGAGGATTGTGGAGGAAGAAGACATACAACTTTTAATGACTACTAGGCCTCACTCACCAGGGCGGTTGATGGGCCAGCCTTACATCTCAGTTATAGTGACCGCCTACAACAGGAGGAGGTACCTGCCCTTCGCGCTGAGAAGCCTAGAGGCCCAGACGCTTCCGAGGGACAGGTTTGAAGTAATAGTAGTTAAGAACTTTGATGACAAGGAGTCTGACGACATAATCTCGAGGAACGGCTGGAAGGAGGTATATAATGATGACTCCTACCACGGCAGGATGGTCCTGGCGGGCCTTGAGGAGTCGAGGGGCGAGGT
Coding sequences within:
- a CDS encoding Glycosyltransferase translates to MRIALVHAFFDDAGGNERLALDMYRALRELGHEVDLYTAHVNERAWEVLTSGMKDLPRPVVLGEPLVTRLLRPTGRLVRYRRLVAASALAGRLARQGRGHDIVIETQTNVPMPWADASYIHFPALIDYVTLQARGGLARRLYDWLISREARRVGRGGSLVMTNSSWTAGHIRRAYGDLRIYVVHPPVNVEELLPLGGDRGKVVLTVSRVSPEKRLTAIAEVARLVPEAEFYLVGSTSVYSGPVLREIRERAEGLRNFHLETDVPRRRILELMSQASVYLHPPFAEHFGIAIAEAAAAGLVPVVYRDGGGWTDIASRIDQGLGYTNVEEAARTVRSLLNDSERLRALSAKAREVAKGFSYEKFKERVNEVIRLLTAKGP